The following proteins are encoded in a genomic region of Magnolia sinica isolate HGM2019 chromosome 1, MsV1, whole genome shotgun sequence:
- the LOC131250908 gene encoding uncharacterized protein LOC131250908 → MVRIKRWSWSSALIGAASAAATAAIIVGKPRDPNFQLISISLTSFKLNLPLLDVELILTVHVTNPNIVPIDYAPSSVSIFYDGSLLGSAELQAGSQPPNSCRLIRLPARLHGVELAHHAAKFLSDVANREMVLDAAVDIHGTAKVMWWAHRFKAHVDSHVIVDPVFLDVIHQENHSEVDLLLLS, encoded by the coding sequence ATGGTCAGAATAAAAAGGTGGAGCTGGTCATCGGCCCTAATTGGAGCCGCATCCGCGGCGGCTACGGCTGCCATAATCGTGGGCAAGCCCAGGGATCCAAATTTCCAGCTAATCTCCATCAGTCTCACCTCTTTCAAGCTAAACCTCCCACTTCTCGACGTGGAgctgatcctcaccgtccacgtcACCAACCCCAACATCGTTCCCATTGACTATGCTCCCTCCTCTGTCTCCATCTTCTACGACGGCTCCCTCCTCGGCTCCGCTGAGCTTCAAGCCGGATCCCAGCCCCCCAACTCTTGCCGGCTCATCCGCCTCCCCGCTCGCCTCCACGGAGTCGAGCTCGCGCACCATGCCGCCAAGTTCCTGTCTGACGTTGCTAACCGGGAGATGGTTCTGGACGCGGCTGTGGACATCCATGGTACGGCTAAGGTGATGTGGTGGGCACACAGATTCAAGGCCCACGTTGATAGTCACGTGATAGTGGATCCGGTCTTTCTTGACGTCATCCATCAGGAGAACCACTCGGAGGTCGACCTTCTCCTCCTTTCTTAA